From a region of the Candidatus Niyogibacteria bacterium CG10_big_fil_rev_8_21_14_0_10_46_36 genome:
- a CDS encoding endonuclease III, with product MRTKEFQYIIWEHHKNNKRKNNFPWRKTRNPYHILISEIMLQQTQIPRVIPKYNEWLKAFPTLKALSRAPFSKVLSTWQGLGYNRRARFLKDTATIIHKKYNERVPRSPEELETLPGIGHYTARAVACFSYGICEPFLDTNIRRVYIHFFGGKKRNIPDAWVMRYVQKTQPSQHKREWYGALMDYGRDVLGGTKNNPNTKSASYTKQSPFRGSTRYIRAKIIDHALLRKNGTTPASIRNALLKDPYIKKGDVLTHASALIASLKKERLLREKNSRLYIYAR from the coding sequence ATGCGCACTAAAGAATTCCAATATATAATCTGGGAGCATCACAAGAACAACAAGCGCAAAAATAATTTTCCCTGGAGAAAAACGCGGAACCCGTATCACATTCTCATCTCGGAGATAATGCTCCAGCAAACACAAATCCCGCGCGTAATCCCCAAATACAATGAATGGCTCAAAGCATTTCCTACTCTCAAAGCGCTCTCTCGAGCGCCTTTTTCAAAGGTGCTTAGCACTTGGCAAGGACTAGGATACAATCGCCGTGCACGGTTCTTGAAAGATACCGCAACGATTATCCACAAAAAATACAATGAACGCGTTCCTCGCTCTCCCGAAGAACTTGAAACGCTCCCTGGCATCGGTCACTACACAGCGCGTGCAGTCGCCTGTTTTTCATATGGTATATGCGAGCCGTTTTTAGATACAAACATACGACGTGTGTATATTCATTTTTTCGGGGGGAAAAAGAGAAATATCCCGGATGCGTGGGTTATGCGCTATGTACAAAAAACGCAACCAAGCCAACATAAACGCGAATGGTACGGCGCCCTTATGGATTACGGACGCGATGTGCTCGGCGGCACAAAAAATAATCCAAACACAAAGAGTGCGTCATACACAAAACAATCCCCGTTCCGTGGCTCTACGCGCTACATCCGTGCAAAAATAATAGACCATGCGCTTTTACGAAAGAATGGCACAACGCCTGCCTCCATACGAAACGCTCTCTTGAAAGACCCGTATATTAAAAAAGGGGATGTGCTCACACACGCCTCCGCTCTTATCGCATCGCTCAAAAAAGAACGGCTACTCCGTGAAAAAAATAGCCGCTTATACATATACGCTCGTTAG
- a CDS encoding response regulator → MKLVLVVEDDKFMRNLLVNKLQKEGFQTEGVSSGEEALEFTKTKAPSLLLLDLILPNIDGFEVVQQLKQDPRLVNIPVLILSNLGEKKDIEKAQELGVSGFLIKANFTPSEIVKKVQELLSKKYI, encoded by the coding sequence ATAAAACTAGTTTTGGTGGTGGAAGACGACAAGTTTATGCGGAATCTCCTCGTGAATAAACTGCAAAAAGAGGGCTTTCAAACAGAAGGAGTATCTTCAGGAGAAGAAGCTCTTGAATTCACAAAAACAAAAGCGCCAAGCCTTTTGCTCCTTGATCTTATCCTTCCGAACATAGACGGCTTTGAAGTTGTACAACAATTAAAACAGGACCCCCGTCTTGTAAATATCCCCGTGCTCATCCTTTCGAACCTTGGAGAAAAAAAGGACATTGAAAAAGCGCAAGAATTAGGCGTGTCCGGTTTTCTTATCAAAGCAAACTTTACGCCTTCGGAAATAGTAAAAAAAGTGCAAGAACTCCTCAGCAAAAAATACATATGA
- the rbfA gene encoding ribosome-binding factor A, which produces MSFRKEKLASLLSRIIPEFIFSHLRYEDARVTVTRIDLSSNFQKAVIFVTIDPKDKSEEALNELKKILSSLRKEVGKNLSMKFLPMFEFEIDAEEEHRMHIEALIEKIKKEK; this is translated from the coding sequence ATGAGCTTTCGAAAAGAAAAGCTGGCATCCCTTCTTTCCCGCATCATACCGGAATTTATATTTTCGCATCTTCGTTATGAAGACGCGCGAGTTACTGTCACCCGGATAGACCTTTCTTCGAACTTCCAAAAGGCGGTGATTTTTGTTACGATTGACCCAAAAGACAAATCGGAAGAAGCGCTCAATGAGCTCAAAAAAATCCTCTCTTCATTAAGAAAAGAGGTTGGCAAGAATCTCTCTATGAAGTTTTTGCCGATGTTTGAATTTGAGATTGACGCGGAAGAAGAACACAGGATGCATATTGAAGCGCTTATTGAAAAAATAAAAAAAGAAAAATAA
- the rpsT gene encoding 30S ribosomal protein S20, which yields MPILKAAKKDLKQSKKRYVRNLKRKRVVQDVFKKMRVLADGGKIDDAVKLLPEAYKALDKAAKRGIITKNTASRKKSRITKRLQKTRA from the coding sequence ATGCCAATACTAAAAGCAGCAAAAAAAGACCTAAAACAGTCAAAAAAGCGGTATGTGCGCAACCTGAAACGCAAACGGGTTGTTCAGGATGTGTTCAAAAAAATGCGCGTGTTAGCTGACGGGGGAAAGATAGACGATGCGGTCAAGCTTCTGCCGGAAGCATATAAAGCGCTTGATAAAGCGGCAAAGCGGGGTATCATTACAAAAAACACTGCATCGCGCAAAAAATCCCGTATTACGAAGCGTTTACAGAAAACGAGAGCGTAA
- a CDS encoding 30S ribosomal protein S1 — protein MWRALQLRGISITIFFMQSNTPTTEKRPKREHPMEYLFKTVTIPAPRVGDLVEGTVIGKEGARLFIDLGPFGSGVVYYSEFVDMRDTVRNLRPGDKVTTKVIALENDEGFVELSLAAAGQEIVWRDAEVLMREKKQLALKVVDANSGGLVLEWKGMQGFLPASQLRVGHYPRVEGGDKDKILDELKKLIGQTLSVTVISANPKEGKLIFSEKGVESEEIKEMISKYTIGDVVEGEVTGIVDFGVFIKIEEGLEGLAHISELDWGLVDDPNTLFHVGDKAKAKIISIKDGKFSLSVKALLPDPWQEVKDKYKKGDIVEGVVIRFNKYGALISVEEGVSGLVHISEFENEKAMKEKIELGKTYPFQITLFEPDERKMTLVYLGEGAKPRDEATDQPKTEDKKQDTKEEEK, from the coding sequence GTGTGGCGCGCCTTGCAATTGCGGGGCATATCCATTACAATATTTTTCATGCAATCAAATACACCGACAACCGAGAAACGCCCCAAACGGGAGCATCCAATGGAATATCTTTTTAAAACGGTGACCATCCCGGCGCCTCGAGTGGGCGACCTTGTTGAGGGCACGGTTATCGGCAAGGAGGGAGCGCGTTTATTTATTGATCTGGGTCCCTTTGGCTCAGGGGTTGTATATTATAGTGAATTCGTAGATATGCGCGACACGGTGCGCAATCTCCGTCCGGGCGACAAGGTGACAACGAAGGTTATTGCGCTTGAAAATGATGAAGGCTTTGTAGAATTATCTCTTGCGGCAGCCGGACAGGAAATTGTCTGGCGCGATGCGGAGGTATTGATGCGTGAGAAAAAACAATTAGCACTCAAGGTGGTAGACGCGAACAGCGGCGGACTTGTGCTTGAGTGGAAGGGCATGCAGGGATTCCTTCCGGCTTCCCAGCTTCGCGTGGGGCACTATCCGCGTGTTGAGGGGGGAGATAAAGACAAGATTCTTGATGAATTAAAAAAACTTATCGGTCAAACCCTTTCGGTAACCGTCATTTCCGCAAATCCGAAAGAAGGAAAGCTGATATTTTCTGAAAAGGGGGTAGAGTCCGAAGAAATAAAAGAAATGATCTCTAAATATACTATAGGAGATGTTGTTGAGGGAGAGGTGACCGGTATCGTTGACTTCGGCGTATTCATAAAGATAGAAGAGGGCCTTGAGGGCCTTGCTCACATTTCGGAGCTTGATTGGGGATTGGTTGACGACCCTAATACGCTGTTCCATGTAGGAGACAAGGCAAAAGCGAAAATAATCAGTATTAAGGATGGCAAATTCTCACTTTCTGTAAAAGCGCTGTTGCCCGATCCGTGGCAAGAGGTAAAAGATAAATATAAGAAGGGAGATATTGTAGAAGGCGTTGTGATACGCTTTAACAAGTACGGGGCGCTCATATCGGTAGAAGAAGGCGTTTCGGGGCTTGTGCATATTTCTGAATTTGAAAACGAAAAAGCGATGAAAGAAAAAATAGAGCTTGGAAAAACCTATCCCTTCCAGATAACATTATTTGAACCCGATGAGCGTAAAATGACGCTTGTGTATCTGGGGGAGGGAGCGAAGCCACGAGATGAAGCAACCGACCAACCGAAAACGGAAGACAAGAAACAAGACACAAAAGAAGAAGAAAAATAA
- a CDS encoding DNA-3-methyladenine glycosylase (responsible for recognizing base lesions in the genome and initiating base excision DNA repair) — protein MSQQRSVRRRFGRQFFTKDAVTVSQSILGAYLVRRLPSGVLKKGKIVEVEAYIGPEDLASHAKRNKKTERNKAEFYAGGHVYIYLVYGIYWQFNISTGPKDHPQCFLIRAIEPENSDDYKHTNGPGKLCGYFHLDKSLYGEDVTTSKRIWIEAGKKTPAKNIVASARIGIDYAGSYWAKRKLRFYIKGNKAISKL, from the coding sequence ATGAGTCAACAGAGAAGCGTTCGCAGACGATTCGGACGGCAATTTTTTACCAAGGACGCAGTAACCGTATCGCAAAGCATACTTGGAGCGTATTTGGTACGGCGCCTTCCGAGCGGTGTCCTGAAAAAAGGCAAAATTGTGGAAGTGGAGGCCTATATCGGTCCCGAAGACCTCGCGTCCCACGCAAAACGAAACAAAAAAACAGAACGCAATAAAGCTGAATTTTATGCAGGGGGACATGTCTATATTTATCTTGTTTATGGCATATATTGGCAGTTTAATATCAGTACAGGGCCAAAAGACCACCCGCAGTGCTTCCTGATACGCGCCATTGAACCGGAAAATAGCGATGACTATAAACACACAAACGGACCGGGAAAGTTATGCGGATATTTTCATCTTGATAAATCACTCTACGGAGAAGATGTAACAACATCAAAACGCATTTGGATTGAAGCAGGAAAAAAAACACCGGCAAAAAATATCGTCGCGTCTGCCCGCATCGGCATTGATTATGCGGGCTCATATTGGGCGAAAAGAAAATTACGATTTTATATAAAGGGAAATAAGGCGATTTCTAAATTATGA
- a CDS encoding DNA gyrase subunit A, which translates to MKEEQKQPQQERGIADRNIVQEMKESYLDYAMSVIVARALPDVRDGLKPVHRRILYTMHEMGLSASSKHRKSAAIVGDALGKYHPHGDSAVYDSLARMAQDFSLRYPLVDGQGNFGSIDGDAPAAMRYTEARMTKITAEMLRDIEKDTVDFTDNYDGTRKEPKVLPASIPQLLLNGSLGIAVGMATNIPPHNLREVIDATIHLIEKPKATIEDLGNLVKGPDFPTGGLIFNEQDILQAYATGRGGIVTRGEAEIVEKKQGQFQIIVTSIPYQVSKADLITKIADLVRDKKIDGIKDVRDESDKDGLTIAIDLGRDAFPQKVLNALYKHTDLEKAFHFNMVGLVDGIQPQLLSLKSLLEYFIAHRKDVVERRTKFELARAEERAHILEGLKKALDHIDAIIQTIKKSPDKDVAHERLMKKFKLSDRQATAILEMRLQTLAGLERQKIEDELKEKQKLIKHLRALLKDPQKMLSVIKEELIAIKEKYGDERKTKIVTHAVKSFSAEDLIPNKASFTILTKGGYIKRVDPQEYRGQKRGGKGISAMSMKEEDIIDTVLSGNTHDDLFFFTNTGKVYKTKAYEIPEGKRTTKGKSAVNFLALTPTEYITSMISVAKDEKHKNFSLLMVTENGIIKKVESAHFDDVRRSGIIALKLQKNDTLRWVRLAQKNDHIILATRKGISVRFKESDVRPMGRTAAGVRAIRLHQSDALVGADILSSGEKSASLFVISEKGYGKKTPVQDYRIQKRGGSGIKTMNITPKTGPLMDAKIITEQTELVAISKKGQIIRTEVKQVPELGRSTQGVRLMKLDANDSIASITLL; encoded by the coding sequence ATGAAAGAAGAACAAAAACAACCGCAACAAGAACGAGGTATTGCTGACCGCAATATCGTTCAAGAAATGAAGGAATCGTACCTCGACTATGCAATGAGTGTTATTGTCGCGCGCGCGCTTCCTGATGTGCGCGATGGACTCAAGCCCGTTCATCGCCGGATTCTTTACACTATGCACGAGATGGGCTTGTCTGCTTCTTCAAAACACCGTAAATCCGCGGCAATCGTCGGAGATGCGCTCGGAAAATACCACCCACATGGAGACAGCGCGGTGTATGATAGCTTGGCACGCATGGCACAAGACTTTTCTTTGCGGTATCCCCTTGTCGACGGCCAGGGGAACTTTGGTTCTATCGACGGCGATGCGCCGGCAGCCATGCGTTACACCGAAGCGCGCATGACAAAAATAACCGCGGAAATGCTCCGGGATATTGAAAAAGATACGGTTGATTTTACCGACAACTATGACGGAACCCGCAAAGAACCAAAGGTGCTCCCGGCATCAATCCCCCAGCTATTATTGAATGGCTCGCTCGGTATTGCAGTGGGTATGGCGACAAACATCCCTCCTCATAACCTGAGGGAAGTCATCGACGCAACCATTCATCTTATCGAAAAGCCCAAAGCAACCATTGAAGACCTGGGTAATCTGGTCAAAGGCCCTGACTTTCCTACAGGAGGACTTATATTCAATGAACAGGATATTCTCCAGGCGTACGCGACAGGACGCGGCGGCATTGTTACCCGCGGAGAAGCAGAAATTGTAGAAAAAAAGCAGGGACAATTCCAGATTATCGTCACATCAATTCCCTACCAAGTATCAAAAGCTGACCTTATTACAAAGATTGCTGACTTGGTTCGTGACAAAAAAATAGACGGCATCAAAGATGTCCGGGATGAGTCGGACAAAGACGGACTCACGATAGCGATAGACCTCGGACGCGACGCATTCCCGCAAAAAGTATTGAACGCGCTCTATAAGCACACTGATCTCGAAAAAGCATTCCACTTTAATATGGTAGGGCTTGTCGATGGTATTCAGCCCCAGCTCTTATCCCTGAAGTCACTCTTAGAATACTTTATCGCGCACCGGAAAGATGTCGTTGAACGGCGCACGAAATTCGAACTTGCACGCGCGGAAGAACGCGCGCATATCCTTGAAGGGCTCAAAAAAGCGCTTGATCATATTGATGCGATTATACAAACCATCAAAAAATCCCCCGATAAGGATGTGGCGCACGAGCGGCTGATGAAAAAATTCAAACTATCCGACCGCCAAGCAACGGCAATTCTTGAGATGCGCCTCCAAACGCTTGCGGGACTTGAACGCCAGAAAATAGAAGATGAACTCAAAGAAAAACAAAAACTCATCAAGCACTTGCGCGCGCTTTTGAAAGATCCGCAAAAAATGCTCAGCGTCATCAAGGAAGAACTCATCGCTATCAAGGAAAAATATGGCGACGAACGAAAAACAAAGATAGTTACGCACGCGGTAAAGTCATTCTCTGCCGAAGATCTTATTCCAAACAAGGCATCATTCACCATCCTTACCAAGGGCGGCTATATCAAGCGCGTAGACCCGCAAGAGTACCGCGGGCAGAAACGGGGCGGCAAAGGCATATCGGCGATGTCCATGAAAGAAGAGGATATTATTGATACCGTGCTCTCCGGAAATACGCATGATGACCTCTTTTTCTTCACAAACACAGGAAAGGTATATAAGACAAAAGCGTATGAGATTCCGGAAGGAAAGCGTACCACAAAAGGAAAATCTGCGGTGAATTTCCTCGCGCTCACTCCCACTGAATATATAACCTCAATGATCTCCGTTGCCAAAGATGAGAAGCATAAGAACTTTTCCTTACTTATGGTTACGGAAAACGGTATAATAAAGAAAGTAGAGTCTGCGCACTTTGACGATGTACGCCGTTCAGGGATTATCGCTCTTAAACTCCAAAAGAACGACACGCTCCGGTGGGTACGGCTTGCCCAGAAAAATGACCATATCATTCTTGCAACAAGAAAGGGCATCTCGGTCCGCTTCAAAGAGAGCGACGTCCGCCCGATGGGGCGCACCGCAGCAGGAGTGCGCGCAATCCGATTGCACCAGTCCGATGCTTTAGTAGGCGCCGATATTCTGAGTTCGGGAGAAAAAAGCGCATCTCTCTTTGTCATCAGCGAAAAGGGGTACGGCAAAAAAACTCCCGTGCAGGACTACCGGATCCAAAAACGAGGCGGCAGCGGCATCAAAACAATGAACATCACCCCCAAAACAGGTCCCCTCATGGATGCAAAAATTATCACTGAACAAACAGAGCTTGTGGCCATTTCAAAAAAGGGCCAGATCATCCGCACAGAAGTAAAACAAGTTCCTGAACTTGGTCGCTCAACGCAGGGCGTGCGCCTTATGAAACTCGACGCAAACGACTCTATCGCGTCTATAACGTTGTTATAA
- the ruvA gene encoding Holliday junction branch migration protein RuvA, whose protein sequence is MWRCYNKNMIFSIEGILQLKTLSYVVVEAGGVGYRVRVGSETLKHTPALGQKTKIYTSLYQRENDIELYGFSTIAEMEFFEVLNSISGIGPKSALGILSIAPLDTLKRAIAGGQIDYLTKVSGIGKKTAQRVVIELRDKLGAGSGGEELGEDEDVLHALQALGYSVKEARDAIHALPSDIQGAEGRIKEALKRMGRKH, encoded by the coding sequence ATGTGGAGGTGCTATAATAAAAACATGATTTTTTCTATTGAAGGCATTCTTCAGCTAAAAACTCTTTCCTATGTGGTGGTAGAGGCGGGCGGTGTCGGATATCGGGTGCGTGTGGGCTCGGAAACGCTTAAACACACCCCTGCTTTGGGGCAAAAAACGAAAATATACACGTCGCTATACCAGCGGGAAAATGATATTGAACTTTATGGGTTTTCTACCATTGCAGAGATGGAATTTTTTGAAGTATTAAATTCTATTTCGGGCATCGGTCCGAAATCAGCACTGGGTATTTTGAGCATTGCGCCGTTGGATACTCTGAAGCGCGCTATCGCCGGAGGTCAGATAGATTATTTAACGAAAGTGTCGGGCATCGGAAAGAAGACCGCACAACGCGTTGTCATAGAATTAAGGGATAAACTTGGCGCAGGGTCGGGGGGTGAAGAGTTGGGGGAGGACGAGGACGTTTTGCATGCGCTTCAGGCGCTCGGATATTCGGTAAAAGAAGCGCGCGACGCGATTCATGCGCTTCCTTCTGACATTCAGGGGGCAGAGGGGCGCATCAAAGAAGCGCTCAAGCGCATGGGCAGAAAACACTAA
- a CDS encoding aminoacyl-tRNA hydrolase: MYTLVGLGNPGEQYECTRHNAGRMAVIAFAKKMELEDWKIDKKRQSLKTEGALKKEKFTCLLPETFMNKSGIAVKGMSVKMARTLVVLYDDIDIELGRFKISFDRGSGGHKGLESIMRMIKTKDFVRVRIGIAPRRKPGQKQMPAFLLKKFNAKELGKLKTVFKKTNEALTTIITEGHQKAMNTHN; the protein is encoded by the coding sequence ATGTATACGCTTGTAGGCCTTGGTAATCCGGGCGAACAATACGAGTGCACGCGCCACAACGCAGGGCGCATGGCGGTTATTGCTTTTGCAAAGAAAATGGAACTGGAAGATTGGAAGATAGATAAAAAACGCCAATCGCTTAAAACAGAGGGGGCTCTCAAAAAGGAAAAATTTACCTGTCTCCTGCCCGAAACATTCATGAATAAATCAGGCATTGCGGTAAAAGGAATGTCGGTCAAAATGGCCCGCACCCTTGTCGTGCTCTATGACGACATAGATATTGAACTTGGGCGTTTTAAGATATCGTTCGACAGAGGTTCGGGCGGACACAAGGGGCTTGAATCCATTATGCGGATGATAAAAACGAAAGACTTTGTGCGCGTCCGCATCGGCATTGCTCCGCGCAGAAAACCGGGGCAAAAGCAGATGCCTGCCTTTCTTCTGAAAAAATTCAACGCAAAAGAGCTCGGTAAACTCAAGACAGTGTTTAAAAAAACGAACGAAGCGCTCACAACCATTATTACAGAGGGTCACCAAAAAGCGATGAATACGCATAATTAA
- the infB gene encoding translation initiation factor IF-2 has protein sequence MENNTNKQHTRPPIIVVMGHIDHGKTKLLDTIRKENVIDKESGGITQHIGAYEAEVETAAGEKKHITFLDTPGHGAFSNMRRRGAHVADIAILVVAADDGVKPQTLEALEAIKTAGIPFVVAINKIDKAGADPDRVKKELSEKEVFVEDWGGKVPAIPISAKEGTGIQDLLEMLLLVAEIENLTADANAPAEGVIIESHLEPKRGNTATLLVTKGILKHGDFVIAGNAYSPVRIFENFRGQPIQKAPPSTPVRITGFNTIPEVGVEFKTAHTKKEAESIISKQPEQKRSSSPAVAPTTETTEEAGPHTAYLVVKADATGSLEAIEGELKKLENENLIIKIMKKGVGSINEDDAKVAGATMGSAIVGFHVRVEKEAIPTAERFGVAIKTFTIIYELLEWVQAHIEEAAPQETKEEVVGEAQILKIFSNKGSKQIVGGKVISGVIKNKSKIHIVRRDNVIAQGRIVELQHGKTEAQEVSEGNEFGIRIDSPTEIVPRDVIQSLEERTGKRSVSAS, from the coding sequence ATGGAGAACAATACCAACAAACAACATACACGACCCCCCATTATAGTAGTCATGGGGCATATTGATCATGGGAAAACAAAGCTGCTTGATACTATACGCAAGGAAAATGTGATTGATAAAGAATCAGGCGGCATCACCCAGCACATCGGTGCATATGAAGCGGAGGTAGAAACTGCCGCAGGAGAGAAAAAGCATATTACCTTTTTAGACACTCCAGGCCATGGCGCTTTTTCAAACATGCGCCGGCGGGGAGCGCATGTCGCGGACATAGCAATACTCGTTGTTGCAGCAGATGACGGAGTAAAACCGCAAACCCTTGAGGCTCTCGAAGCAATTAAAACAGCCGGCATCCCGTTTGTCGTCGCGATAAACAAAATAGACAAAGCAGGAGCTGACCCAGACCGCGTAAAAAAAGAACTCTCCGAAAAAGAAGTCTTTGTAGAAGACTGGGGAGGGAAAGTACCGGCCATTCCCATATCAGCAAAAGAAGGGACCGGCATCCAGGATCTTCTTGAAATGTTGCTGCTTGTAGCAGAGATTGAAAACCTCACAGCAGATGCAAACGCGCCCGCGGAGGGGGTTATCATAGAATCTCATCTTGAACCGAAGCGTGGAAATACTGCAACGCTTCTCGTAACGAAAGGGATTCTGAAGCACGGGGACTTTGTGATTGCGGGCAACGCATACTCCCCGGTACGCATATTCGAGAATTTTCGGGGGCAACCCATACAGAAAGCGCCTCCCTCAACGCCCGTACGCATTACCGGATTCAATACAATCCCGGAAGTAGGAGTTGAGTTTAAAACCGCCCATACAAAAAAAGAGGCGGAATCAATAATATCAAAACAACCGGAGCAAAAACGATCATCTTCCCCTGCTGTGGCGCCCACCACAGAAACAACCGAGGAGGCGGGACCTCATACTGCCTACCTTGTTGTTAAGGCTGATGCTACCGGCTCACTTGAAGCAATAGAAGGAGAACTAAAAAAATTAGAAAATGAGAATCTCATTATAAAAATAATGAAAAAAGGCGTAGGATCCATCAATGAAGATGATGCAAAAGTTGCCGGGGCAACCATGGGGAGCGCGATCGTCGGGTTTCATGTGCGAGTGGAAAAAGAAGCCATTCCGACTGCAGAACGCTTTGGGGTTGCTATCAAAACATTCACGATTATCTACGAACTGCTTGAGTGGGTGCAAGCGCACATAGAAGAAGCCGCGCCCCAAGAAACAAAAGAAGAGGTGGTGGGAGAAGCGCAAATCCTGAAAATCTTCTCCAACAAAGGCTCAAAGCAGATTGTCGGAGGGAAGGTCATTTCGGGAGTTATCAAAAATAAAAGCAAAATACATATTGTGCGGCGAGATAATGTTATTGCGCAGGGGCGCATAGTTGAATTGCAACATGGAAAGACAGAGGCACAGGAGGTGTCCGAAGGAAATGAATTTGGTATACGCATAGACAGCCCTACCGAAATTGTCCCGAGAGATGTCATTCAATCGCTTGAGGAGCGTACGGGGAAGCGTTCCGTATCCGCATCATAA